The genomic segment TTTTCAACACTTTACTTTCCAAAAGTAAGcccaatcacttttaatcttacaaaaaagaataaaaattaataaataataaccaaattaaaaggaataatataaaattaaaatagttcacttaaaaataaactaattataaaaacaactaaaaataagtaaattataattaaataaatgagaGATCTTAGACTTATAAACATGGATGTTTCATATTTCAATAGATTAATCTTTTGACGAGAGAATAATAAATTTGGAACATTTACACATAATTGTGAACTATAATGTCTAGAGTTCAAATCCCTCCTCGCCCACAACCAATCCAAACTTTGTTTAAATGGTATTTAAAGCTATAAATAACTTGACTTTTCTACTATTTTTggtgattttgtcattttgaaAGCTAATGTTTTGGACTGGAAAACGATTAGAAACATTGAAAGTGGTAAAACCATACCTTAGATGATGACTAAAGGAATTGGTAACAACAAGAATCAAAATTCTTTGAGCTGCGTAATCCTTAGAAAATCTGTTCTGGGAAAGTAGAAAAAGCTTATACCTGGAGTGGTACATAAACTCTTTAACTTCATCTTTGTATATAATCATgaagttttcattttttttttttatgttattattgtacagctttcttcttctcaaaTTCTAATTTCAATATGACGTAAAAATGCTTGCTTTAACATGGGTAACCTTGTGTGATAGATTTTCATAAAGcaaaatatttacaataacCTTATTTGTATTGTTTTTCAATATGGTTTTGcttataaaattatgacaTAGTATTTAAAGAAACCTCTTagttattcaaaaaaatttaacaagtctttgaatttttattgttttaaatatACTCTTATTTTCCTAACATATGACCTAATTGATCCAATGAGTCAATCATTGATACATGATGATCTGAGACATCAAGTAGATTGTTGTTCGGTTCAATTCTAGTAACTATGGCTATGGTGATTTGATTCTACTAAGTACTACTGTGGTTAGATTGGATGttcaaaacaatatcatttGCTAGTCAATGGAAAatcaaattaagaaaatttccCTAGCTAAAGCAAAAACAACCCAGCACCTTTGTCGCTACAAAAACCCCATGCTAACCCTCCACCATCCAATGCCCATCATCAGTTAAACACCCACCACCGCCCTTGTCATCACATGTTATGATTGTAACCAGCACCAGTATCACCTTAACTATTGTTAAACAAACTCAAGATTTATGCCACTTTAGGCAAAATTTGAGAATCGTCGCTTGATATTTATATTAGAATCGAGAGTCATGTACATAAGCTTTAAGGTTATAAATCTTGTCATTATCAAGGAACTTGATTTGAAGATTTAAGTATGAAGTAAGAAAGGAATCAAAACTTTTAATCTTACGTGGGATAACTCAACCTCTACTATTCCACTCTAGATCAACTTGATTAaggatcaaaataaaaagcacACAATTCTTTTACTTAGTATCTCATACAATTATGAACAAATAATTTCTCATGTTTTCACTTTTGCatctaaaaataaacaagtaaactaatggtttttttttttaattaaggtAGGAGAATTcgaattttactttttagaTAAGAAGATAATGCACCAatcaatgagccaaatgctcaAGTGCTACAAGTATACTAATGTTTTAtcctcaaaataataaaaacttcatatGTACGTAAGACAGTGGTCATTGAAACATCTATATATCAAcctcatttttaattaatttttggcCCTGCTCCGTTGACTTTGCAACATTAATTGCTTATcttctttgtttgttttacTCATTCAACGTCCACCATATCCGAATTTCAAAGTCCTGCAATAATAATAGTTCGAAGTAGGGTGATCTAAGCCCTCGACTGCAAGTAGAATTTATATGAAAGGCTTTTGGCCAACCTTATCTTAGTTCTTTGGCAATAGGCATCCATGCATGatcttctttttcccttcttttgcATTGAGTTTGGAATAGCGATTCTCATGGAATGGACGGACTACAAAGGACAAGAAAACTTTGTTAGCATATGGATTTTCATGATATAGATACCTACCCAAGAAAATAAGATTCATTTAAACccttacatatatatatatatatatatatatatatatatatatatatataggacAGTTGAGGTTTAATTGTATTAGGGTTTTTGTCTAATTGATGGGAATAGCACTTTAATGTGCACACAGAGAAAACCAAGATGGACAGATTATTTATTCTTGTTTCGCTGACCTCTAATAAGACCAAAGGGAAATGGCAAAAATGAATTATATATTGCATTAATCCATGCAAGTACacacaaatgaaatataaatgcccttaaaattcctttttatttcattaatctAGCATTGTTCATAGAGATAATTTAGCATTGTTCATATAAAGAGGAAAAAGGAACCTCTCATGTAAATTGTGAGTGGTAAAATTTTACTAGTAGGATATAGAAAGAGATAATGTAACATCGATTACTGTGACCTTGGCTGTCGTCTCATGAAATTGGTGATAATATTATagtaaaaaaatgtaaagaaaGGTTGAAGAAAGAGGCAAAGGCTGCATGAATGTTGGGCTGTTGGATTTACCAGAGAGTAATTAATTATTGCCATGGAGAAAACAGATGAATTCATTTACTGCTGTCCAACTACCCACCTTACCTCGGTTATTTAACCCCATTCACGAACCAAATTGATTCTCGACCCCTAAATTCACtgcccttttctttctttctttctctcttcagAGAAGTATGGCAAACTTGTGGATGTTTTGTCTGCTTGTTGTTTCAGGTTTAGGTATGGCGTTCAACGTAGTTTCAGGCCAAGGAGAAGACCCTTTTGGGCCAGATGGTGggaggagaaaagaaatggtGCCTGCCATGTTCGTATTTGGAGACTCTCTCATCGACAATGGCAATAACAATGACCTTCCTTCTTTTGCCAAGGCCAACTATTTCCCTTATGGCATTGACTTCAATGGCGGCCCTACCGGTCGTTTCTCCAATGGTTATACCATGGTTGACGAAATAGGTCTATAGCTTAGATCTCTCgttttcttttcacttttctttCTCCGTTGATATATAATAGCTCTCACTAACTGAACAGCATGCACATGCAGCTGAACTGCTAGGACTTCCCTTGATACCTGCATACTCTGAAGCTTCTGGTGATCAAGTGCTTCATGGTGTTAACTATGCCTCTGCAGCtgctggaatcctcgacatcACAGGAAGAAACTTTGTAAGCACTAATTTCTCCATGGTTTTGCCAGATTCTAGTATTTTTTAATCCATGCATGATTACATATCCACTACTCAGAGGTGGACAGTGCTAGGCATTTAATAACCTTCTAATTTTCTAGGCAAACCTGCCATTCTTTACAGtgcttgaaaaatgaatctagTCTGCACCTCCATGCAGTCTTGCCGCTGAAGCCTTAAATGCATTTGACCTATGACTATGTAGAAATTCCAACTGTTTTATAATAACAGATGATATGCCTATAATCAAAAGTGttaattaatacaaaaataaGCTCCTTAAAACAACTTGAAGTATGGGTTTTATGGCATTAGTTTATCTGTTGTGTATTGAATGAATTTTTGTacgacttcaaaatttaatttataccaTCTTTTGCTTGTAAATTGGTGGGGGGGGAAGCCTTCTGTAGTAGGGGCATGGTATAAAACTTTTATGCATTCACAATAAATGATGACATGCAATATGAGTAAATGTCTTTAAAGCTACATGCAGAGTAAAATTAAGGAATTGGTTTATTAATGGGGTGGTTGAGAGTGAAATTAAAGTTCTGAGTTCAAGTTTTGAGGAGTAAATACATAGGCTAGCTAAATCTCAAACATTTTCCTACATTCATGTGGGTAACTTTTGTGTATTTTGCTTTGATCAGGTGAGCCGAATACCATTTGATCAACAGATAAGGAACTTCCAGAGCACCCTTGATCAGATTACGGACAATCTTGGGGCAGTTGATGCAGCAGATGCAATTGCTCGGTGCATTTTCTTTGTTGGAATGGGCAGCAATGACTACCTTAACAACTACCTTATGCCCAATTACCCAACCCGGAATCAGTACAATGCCCAACAATTCGCTGATCTCTTGGTTCAACAATACACTCGGCAATTAAGGGTAAGATTTCATCCTGAAGCATTGGCCAGTTAACTGTTTCAGCCTGCTAACAGCCCTTACGTACTTGATCTTAAAGAGAAAACCAGAATTCATTTGCTAGCTTTGTGATGTGCAGACACTTTACAATCTTGGAGCACGTAAGTTTGTACTAGCAGGGTTAGGACGAATGGGATGTATCCCAAGCATCCTTGCACAGAGCACAGTTGGAAGCTGCTCGGAAGAAGTGAACCAGCTTGTTCTACCTTTCAATGCAAACGTGAAGACAATGATGAATAACCTTAATGCCAATCTACCTGGTGCAAGATTTATTTACATCGACGTTGCTCACCTGTTTGAAGATATCGTCGCCAATTCTGGAACATATGGTAACTTGAAGTTTAATTTGGTCATAGAAATTGATATCATCACCTGTTTTTTCCTAACTTTTCCTTCACCATGCATGCAGGATTTAGTGTTGTAAACCGAGGGTGCTGTGGCATCGGAAGGAACAGAGGCCAGATTACATGTCTTCCCTTCCAAACCCCATGTCCAAATAGAGACCAATACGTGTTTTGGGATGCATTCCATCCAACAGAAAAAGTGAACATCATAATGGCAAGGAAGGCTTTCAATGGGGATACAAGCATTGTTTATCCCATCAACATAAAGCAGCTCGCCAGCATTAATATTGAGCCCAATTAGCAGTCAAAAATCAGTAGGG from the Theobroma cacao cultivar B97-61/B2 chromosome 8, Criollo_cocoa_genome_V2, whole genome shotgun sequence genome contains:
- the LOC18592835 gene encoding GDSL esterase/lipase At1g71691, encoding MANLWMFCLLVVSGLGMAFNVVSGQGEDPFGPDGGRRKEMVPAMFVFGDSLIDNGNNNDLPSFAKANYFPYGIDFNGGPTGRFSNGYTMVDEIAELLGLPLIPAYSEASGDQVLHGVNYASAAAGILDITGRNFVSRIPFDQQIRNFQSTLDQITDNLGAVDAADAIARCIFFVGMGSNDYLNNYLMPNYPTRNQYNAQQFADLLVQQYTRQLRTLYNLGARKFVLAGLGRMGCIPSILAQSTVGSCSEEVNQLVLPFNANVKTMMNNLNANLPGARFIYIDVAHLFEDIVANSGTYGFSVVNRGCCGIGRNRGQITCLPFQTPCPNRDQYVFWDAFHPTEKVNIIMARKAFNGDTSIVYPINIKQLASINIEPN